A single region of the Pseudomonas solani genome encodes:
- the paaA gene encoding 1,2-phenylacetyl-CoA epoxidase subunit PaaA: MYAQLVETGVKRVKALEEMSPEERAFQEKIDAEIKIEPKNWMPDAYRQTLIRQISQHAHSEIVGMLPEGNWVTRAPTLKRKLQLMAKIQDEAGHGLYLYSAMETLGACRDEEVAKLHSGRAKYSSIFNYPTLSWADMGAVGWLVDGAAIVNQVVLQRTSYGPYSRAMIRICKEESFHQRQGYEILLHMMRNGTQAQKDMVQDAINRLWWPSLMMFGPSDEHSPNSAQSMAWKIKRQGNDELRQRFIDQTVPQLELLGCTAPDPHLKWNEERGHYDFGDIQWDEFYEVLKGNGPCNQERVATRRKAIEDGAWVREAAVAHARKQQQKRDAA, translated from the coding sequence ATGTACGCACAATTGGTTGAGACCGGCGTGAAGCGCGTGAAGGCGCTGGAGGAGATGTCCCCGGAAGAGCGCGCCTTCCAGGAAAAGATCGATGCGGAAATCAAGATCGAGCCGAAGAACTGGATGCCGGACGCCTACCGGCAGACGCTGATCCGGCAGATTTCCCAACACGCGCATTCCGAGATCGTCGGCATGCTGCCGGAAGGCAACTGGGTGACCCGCGCGCCCACCCTGAAGCGCAAGCTGCAGCTGATGGCGAAGATCCAGGACGAGGCCGGCCACGGCCTGTACCTCTACAGCGCCATGGAAACCCTCGGCGCCTGCCGCGACGAGGAAGTCGCCAAGCTGCACAGCGGCCGCGCCAAGTACTCGAGCATCTTCAACTACCCGACCCTGAGCTGGGCCGACATGGGCGCGGTGGGCTGGCTGGTGGATGGCGCCGCCATCGTCAACCAGGTGGTGCTGCAGCGCACCTCCTACGGCCCCTACTCCCGCGCCATGATCCGTATCTGCAAGGAGGAGTCCTTCCACCAGCGCCAGGGCTACGAAATCCTCCTGCACATGATGCGCAACGGCACCCAGGCGCAGAAGGACATGGTCCAGGACGCCATCAACCGCCTGTGGTGGCCTTCGCTGATGATGTTCGGCCCCAGCGACGAACACTCCCCCAACAGCGCCCAGTCCATGGCCTGGAAGATCAAGCGCCAGGGCAACGACGAACTGCGCCAGCGCTTCATCGACCAGACCGTGCCGCAACTGGAGCTGCTCGGCTGCACCGCGCCGGACCCGCACCTGAAGTGGAACGAGGAACGCGGCCACTACGACTTCGGCGACATCCAGTGGGACGAGTTCTACGAGGTGCTCAAGGGCAACGGCCCCTGCAACCAGGAGCGCGTCGCCACCCGCCGCAAGGCCATCGAAGACGGTGCCTGGGTCCGCGAAGCCGCGGTGGCCCATGCCCGCAAACAACAACAGAAGCGCGACGCCGCCTGA
- a CDS encoding DUF1428 domain-containing protein, whose protein sequence is MSYVDGFVVPVPTAKREAYIAIARIAAQVFKDHGALSVVECWGDDVPEGKVTSFPMAVKRKDDETVVFSWITWPSRQARDEGMKKSMEDPRLHPDPEKMPFDGQRMIFGGFDVIVDA, encoded by the coding sequence ATGAGCTATGTAGATGGATTCGTCGTTCCCGTGCCCACCGCCAAGCGCGAGGCCTATATCGCCATCGCCCGCATCGCCGCCCAGGTGTTCAAGGACCATGGCGCCCTCAGCGTCGTCGAGTGCTGGGGCGATGACGTGCCGGAGGGCAAGGTGACCTCCTTCCCCATGGCGGTGAAACGCAAGGACGACGAGACGGTGGTGTTCTCGTGGATCACCTGGCCGTCCCGCCAGGCCCGCGACGAGGGCATGAAGAAATCCATGGAGGACCCGCGCCTGCACCCCGATCCCGAGAAGATGCCCTTCGACGGGCAGCGCATGATCTTCGGCGGTTTCGACGTGATAGTCGACGCCTGA
- a CDS encoding helix-turn-helix domain-containing protein — MNIRPIRTDDDYRAALELVAPLFENEPEPDTPEGDFFEVMLTLIEAYEARHFPVDLPGPVEAIKFRMEQSGLTVADLVPAIGRPNRVYEVLNGKRSLTLPMIWKLHEVFGIPAESLIKPPTAV, encoded by the coding sequence ATGAACATCCGCCCGATTCGCACTGACGATGACTACCGCGCGGCGCTCGAGCTGGTGGCGCCGCTGTTCGAGAACGAGCCTGAGCCGGACACGCCCGAAGGCGACTTCTTCGAGGTGATGCTCACCTTGATCGAGGCGTACGAGGCGCGTCACTTCCCGGTCGACCTGCCCGGGCCGGTGGAGGCCATCAAGTTCCGCATGGAGCAGTCGGGGTTGACCGTCGCCGACCTGGTGCCCGCCATCGGGCGCCCGAACCGGGTCTACGAAGTGCTCAATGGCAAGCGCTCCCTCACCTTGCCGATGATCTGGAAGCTGCACGAGGTGTTCGGCATTCCCGCAGAAAGCCTGATCAAGCCGCCGACCGCCGTCTGA